In a single window of the Ruminococcus albus 7 = DSM 20455 genome:
- a CDS encoding 4-O-beta-D-mannosyl-D-glucose phosphorylase, with amino-acid sequence MIHEKYTEMRNEQEALLSRKNTKTSFYNGIYDRYEHPVLTREHIPLHWRYDLNKETNPFFQERLGINAVFNAGAIKLNDRYCLVARVEGNDRKSFFAVAESDKGTEGFRFRQYPVCLPALTDDETNVYDMRLTQHEDGWIYGVFCVEKSAGTADLSEAVASAGIARTKDLTNWERLPDLVTLRSPQQRNVTLLPEFVDGKYAFYTRPMDGFIETGSGGGIGFGLADDITHAVIDEERMTSIRRYHTITESKNGAGATPIKTERGWLNIAHGVRNTAAGLRYVIYCFVTDLSEPWKVIAEPGGYLIAPFKDERVGDVSNVVFTNGAIVDDNGDVYIYYASSDTRLHVAVSSIDKLLDYAFNTPADALRTAECVKQRCDLIKRNIELL; translated from the coding sequence ATGATACACGAAAAATACACCGAAATGCGAAATGAACAGGAAGCACTTCTTTCTCGCAAAAATACTAAAACTTCATTTTACAACGGTATCTATGACCGTTACGAGCATCCCGTACTTACAAGAGAGCATATACCGCTTCACTGGAGATATGACCTTAACAAGGAAACAAATCCTTTCTTTCAGGAACGTTTAGGTATAAACGCAGTATTCAATGCCGGAGCTATAAAGCTAAACGATCGCTACTGTCTTGTAGCCCGCGTTGAAGGCAATGACCGCAAGAGCTTTTTCGCCGTAGCTGAAAGCGATAAAGGCACCGAAGGATTCCGTTTCCGTCAATATCCAGTGTGTCTGCCGGCTCTTACTGATGATGAAACAAATGTATATGATATGCGCCTTACACAGCATGAGGACGGTTGGATATACGGCGTATTCTGTGTAGAAAAAAGTGCAGGTACCGCTGATCTTTCAGAAGCAGTTGCTTCAGCCGGCATCGCTCGTACAAAGGATCTGACAAACTGGGAGCGTCTTCCAGACCTTGTTACTCTTCGCAGTCCGCAGCAGCGTAATGTAACACTTCTGCCCGAATTTGTTGACGGCAAGTATGCATTCTATACCCGTCCAATGGATGGATTTATTGAAACAGGCTCAGGCGGAGGCATAGGATTCGGACTTGCCGATGATATCACTCACGCAGTGATCGACGAGGAACGTATGACCAGTATAAGACGTTACCACACTATAACCGAAAGCAAGAACGGTGCAGGTGCGACTCCCATAAAGACAGAGCGCGGATGGCTGAATATTGCACACGGAGTAAGAAACACAGCAGCAGGTCTCAGGTATGTTATATACTGTTTTGTTACAGACCTCAGCGAGCCCTGGAAAGTAATTGCCGAGCCCGGTGGTTATCTTATAGCACCATTTAAAGACGAAAGAGTGGGCGATGTATCGAACGTTGTATTCACAAATGGTGCTATCGTCGATGATAACGGTGATGTATACATTTATTACGCTTCTTCTGATACACGACTTCACGTTGCGGTATCATCAATAGACAAACTGCTGGATTATGCCTTCAACACTCCCGCTGATGCGCTTCGTACAGCAGAATGCGTAAAACAGCGCTGTGATCTCATAAAGCGCAATATTGAACTTTTATGA